Proteins co-encoded in one Brachyspira sp. SAP_772 genomic window:
- a CDS encoding ATP-binding cassette domain-containing protein: EKHYPTELSGGEQQRVSIARAIAKKPKVVLCDEPTGALDNKTGIMALRILRNLNKDFGTSIVLITHSKEIAKMADTVVKVLSGEVIEKYDVENPLNPEDIEW; encoded by the coding sequence GAGAAACATTATCCTACAGAATTATCTGGAGGAGAACAGCAGAGGGTAAGTATTGCTCGTGCTATAGCTAAAAAGCCAAAAGTTGTATTATGCGATGAGCCTACTGGTGCTTTGGATAATAAAACTGGTATTATGGCTCTTAGGATATTAAGAAACTTAAATAAGGATTTTGGTACTAGTATAGTATTAATTACTCATAGTAAAGAGATTGCTAAAATGGCTGATACGGTTGTTAAGGTTTTAAGCGGAGAAGTAATAGAAAAATATGATGTAGAAAATCCTTTAAATCCTGAAGATATAGAATGGTAA